One segment of Streptomyces sp. NA02950 DNA contains the following:
- a CDS encoding DUF4097 family beta strand repeat-containing protein, which translates to MSAGSEWSISEPEKLTFDGPVSALNVRVVGGTVNVVGTDSGPARLELSELDGPPLTVTLEDGTLTVAYDDLPWKGLLKWLDRKGWNRTVHVTLTVPTGTDVSIGVVSASAVVSGLSGRTDLRGVSGDFTLVGLTGPVRADTVSGRVETQALTDDLRFNSVSGDLTVVEGSGPRVQADSVSGNVVLDLAPTSESARIRLNTVSGEIAIRLPHPADAEVDANTASGAVSCAFEDLRVTGQWGAKRINGTLGTGSGRLQATTISGAIALLRRPRSEDDTDGSQGKVL; encoded by the coding sequence ATGTCAGCCGGATCAGAGTGGTCGATCAGCGAACCGGAGAAACTCACCTTCGACGGACCCGTCTCCGCCCTCAATGTCCGGGTGGTGGGCGGCACGGTCAATGTGGTCGGCACCGACAGCGGCCCCGCCCGGCTGGAGCTGTCCGAGCTCGACGGACCGCCGCTGACGGTCACTCTCGAGGACGGCACCCTGACCGTCGCCTATGACGACCTCCCCTGGAAGGGCCTGCTGAAGTGGCTCGACCGCAAGGGCTGGAACCGCACCGTCCATGTCACCCTCACCGTGCCCACCGGCACCGATGTCTCGATCGGCGTCGTCAGTGCCTCCGCCGTCGTCTCCGGGCTGTCCGGCCGCACCGATCTGCGCGGGGTCTCCGGTGACTTCACCCTCGTCGGACTGACCGGCCCGGTGCGCGCGGACACCGTCTCCGGACGGGTCGAGACCCAGGCCCTCACCGACGATCTGCGCTTCAACTCCGTCTCCGGCGACCTGACCGTCGTCGAGGGCTCGGGACCGCGCGTACAGGCCGATTCGGTCAGCGGTAATGTGGTGCTCGACCTGGCCCCCACCTCCGAAAGCGCGCGGATCAGGCTCAACACCGTCTCCGGGGAGATCGCCATCCGGCTGCCGCACCCGGCCGACGCCGAGGTCGACGCCAACACCGCGAGCGGCGCCGTCTCCTGCGCCTTCGAGGATCTGCGGGTCACCGGGCAGTGGGGCGCCAAGCGGATCAACGGCACGCTCGGCACGGGCAGCGGCCGCCTCCAGGCCACCACCATCTCCGGCGCCATCGCGCTGCTGCGCCGTCCGCGGTCCGAGGACGACACCGACGGATCCCAGGGAAAGGTCCTCTGA
- a CDS encoding PadR family transcriptional regulator, with the protein MPPVFAHGRLRLYLLKLLDEAPRHGYEVIRLLEERFQGLYAPSAGTVYPRLAKLEAEGLVTHTSEGGRKVYAITEAGRAELADRSGELADLELEIRESVAELAAEIREDVRGSASDLRREMREAAKQARTSGSSGGGSADGGGKAGRGPWEGAFGDKETWQQAKEEMRRAKEEWKEQARRAKEESKRARQDAQRARQQAKDAQEFAREEVQRMARRVQERTQEHVRTGDWQRAVREGLAEVSRGMSRISRQDRPWRETDGRDGAGSADHGVTVERADGPAPGGAAKGGAGAEGAPKGGAAKGDAGTDEDATGAAGADQPAWARDFTPSGDPARDLDRLLDRFRDDIRDTARDHGVTPDQLADARRRLAATATRITVLLRGGANG; encoded by the coding sequence ATGCCCCCCGTATTCGCCCACGGCAGGCTGCGTCTGTATCTGCTGAAGCTGCTCGACGAGGCACCGCGCCACGGCTACGAGGTCATCCGGCTGCTGGAGGAGCGGTTCCAGGGGCTGTACGCGCCCTCCGCGGGAACCGTCTATCCGCGGCTGGCCAAACTGGAGGCCGAGGGCCTGGTCACCCACACCAGCGAGGGCGGCCGCAAGGTCTACGCCATCACCGAGGCCGGGCGTGCCGAACTGGCCGACCGCAGCGGTGAACTGGCCGATCTGGAACTGGAGATCCGGGAGTCGGTCGCCGAACTGGCCGCCGAGATCCGGGAGGACGTCCGCGGTTCGGCCAGCGATCTGCGGCGGGAGATGCGGGAGGCGGCCAAGCAGGCCCGTACCTCCGGGAGTTCCGGCGGCGGTTCGGCGGACGGCGGCGGCAAGGCCGGACGCGGTCCGTGGGAGGGCGCGTTCGGCGACAAGGAGACCTGGCAGCAGGCGAAGGAGGAGATGCGGCGCGCCAAGGAGGAGTGGAAGGAGCAGGCGCGCCGGGCGAAGGAGGAGAGCAAGCGGGCCCGTCAGGACGCCCAGCGCGCCCGCCAGCAGGCCAAGGACGCCCAGGAGTTCGCGCGCGAGGAGGTCCAGCGGATGGCCCGGCGGGTGCAGGAGCGGACCCAGGAGCACGTCCGGACGGGCGACTGGCAGCGGGCGGTGCGCGAGGGGCTGGCCGAGGTCTCGCGCGGGATGAGCCGTATCTCCCGGCAGGACCGGCCGTGGCGGGAGACGGACGGCAGGGACGGTGCCGGCAGCGCCGATCACGGGGTCACGGTGGAACGGGCGGATGGCCCGGCCCCGGGCGGGGCCGCGAAGGGCGGCGCCGGGGCGGAGGGCGCCCCGAAGGGTGGCGCCGCAAAGGGTGACGCCGGGACGGACGAAGACGCGACCGGCGCGGCCGGGGCGGACCAGCCCGCGTGGGCCCGGGACTTCACCCCCTCCGGCGACCCGGCCCGCGATCTGGACCGGCTGCTCGACCGGTTCCGTGACGACATCCGCGACACCGCCCGTGACCACGGGGTGACCCCGGACCAACTGGCCGACGCCCGGCGCCGTCTGGCGGCCACGGCGACGCGGATCACCGTCCTGCTGCGCGGCGGGGCGAACGGGTAG
- a CDS encoding antibiotic biosynthesis monooxygenase — MSSASGSTSSASSADPSRPRPAGPLPDLARPDVGAALFSTWSVGTPERQRAAVDAIAAAWDSRPWPTPDLLSYNVYAGTDGDTLMHLSQWSSEESYHAFVREHRTERIADIDSAVPGIKRMGIGNFRRYRGFSGTAGGTAPAPGLIVVIDIDFDAPDPVLRRNWVDAVIETLRTVPRPGLISADFHLNLDGRARLGTDRARVLNYAQWTDEEAYEAAVLADRRPGGPAARDRMRGLPGFARSESMRYHFARSFTPGTVGQQ, encoded by the coding sequence GTGTCCAGCGCGTCCGGCTCAACCAGCTCAGCCAGCTCAGCCGATCCTTCCCGTCCCCGCCCCGCGGGTCCGCTGCCCGACCTCGCGCGGCCCGATGTGGGCGCCGCGCTGTTCAGCACCTGGAGCGTGGGCACGCCCGAGCGGCAGCGGGCCGCCGTGGACGCCATCGCCGCCGCCTGGGACTCCCGGCCGTGGCCGACGCCCGATCTCCTCTCGTACAACGTCTACGCGGGCACCGACGGCGACACCCTGATGCATCTCTCCCAGTGGTCCAGCGAGGAGTCGTACCACGCCTTCGTCCGGGAGCACCGCACGGAACGGATCGCGGACATCGACAGCGCCGTCCCGGGCATCAAGCGGATGGGGATCGGCAACTTCCGCCGCTACCGGGGCTTCTCGGGGACGGCCGGGGGGACCGCCCCGGCGCCCGGCCTCATCGTCGTCATCGACATCGACTTCGACGCGCCCGACCCCGTACTGCGGCGGAACTGGGTCGACGCCGTCATCGAGACCCTGCGGACCGTGCCCCGTCCCGGCCTGATCTCGGCCGACTTCCATCTGAACCTCGACGGCCGGGCCCGTCTGGGCACCGACCGCGCCCGGGTGCTGAACTACGCCCAGTGGACCGACGAGGAGGCGTACGAAGCGGCCGTCCTCGCCGACCGGCGGCCGGGCGGCCCCGCCGCCCGGGACCGGATGCGCGGCCTCCCGGGGTTCGCGCGGTCCGAGAGCATGCGCTACCACTTCGCGCGCAGCTTCACCCCCGGGACGGTGGGGCAGCAGTAG
- a CDS encoding TIGR03668 family PPOX class F420-dependent oxidoreductase, which translates to MRLEIAEGRRRFARARVLRLATTDGDGRPHCVPATFALDADTVVMAVDNKPKRHQELRRLRNIRANPVVSLLVDHYDEDWRRLWWVRADGRARILPDASAAGHTAAVERLVAKYPQYAGRPPRGPVTEVEVVRWTGWAYTGGPGRGPDSPES; encoded by the coding sequence ATGCGACTGGAGATCGCCGAGGGGCGGCGGCGCTTCGCCCGCGCCCGGGTGCTGCGGCTGGCCACCACCGACGGGGACGGCCGGCCGCACTGTGTCCCGGCCACCTTCGCACTGGACGCGGACACGGTGGTGATGGCCGTGGACAACAAGCCCAAACGCCATCAGGAGCTGCGGCGGCTGCGCAACATCCGCGCCAATCCGGTGGTGTCGCTGCTGGTGGACCACTACGACGAGGACTGGCGGCGGCTGTGGTGGGTCCGGGCCGACGGCCGGGCCCGGATCCTCCCCGACGCGTCCGCCGCCGGTCATACGGCGGCGGTGGAGCGGCTGGTCGCGAAGTACCCGCAGTACGCCGGGCGGCCGCCGCGGGGTCCGGTGACCGAGGTCGAGGTGGTCCGCTGGACGGGCTGGGCGTACACCGGTGGTCCCGGCCGCGGTCCGGACTCCCCCGAGAGCTGA